One genomic window of Thermodesulfobacteriota bacterium includes the following:
- a CDS encoding HNH endonuclease gives MEWTLLLNSTYEPLRVVTWKKAVVMVMLGKVEVIEVYERVVRGVHISIQLPAVIRLYRLVRRRTPTVKFSRQNLYVRDKGVCQYCGHPFDPKELTYDHVLPRSRGGQTEWTNVVTCCLSCNLKKGGRTPEEAGMRLMKKPKAPIWIPLLTQCLGIEDPPPSWRHYLYLDQGRFV, from the coding sequence GTGGAGTGGACATTACTTCTCAATTCGACCTACGAACCCTTGAGAGTGGTGACCTGGAAAAAGGCCGTGGTGATGGTCATGCTCGGGAAGGTCGAAGTGATCGAAGTCTACGAGAGGGTGGTCCGGGGCGTCCACATTTCCATCCAGCTTCCCGCAGTGATTCGCCTGTACCGTTTGGTCCGGAGGAGGACGCCCACCGTCAAATTCTCGAGACAGAACCTCTATGTCCGGGATAAGGGGGTGTGCCAGTATTGCGGACACCCCTTCGACCCGAAGGAGCTGACCTATGACCATGTCCTGCCCCGTTCCAGAGGGGGTCAAACGGAATGGACCAATGTGGTCACGTGCTGTTTGAGTTGCAATCTCAAAAAAGGGGGGAGGACGCCCGAAGAGGCCGGCATGCGTTTGATGAAGAAACCTAAGGCCCCGATCTGGATTCCCTTATTGACCCAGTGTCTGGGGATAGAAGATCCTCCTCCGTCCTGGAGGCACTATCTCTACCTCGATCAGGGTCGTTTTGTCTGA
- the plsY gene encoding glycerol-3-phosphate 1-O-acyltransferase PlsY has protein sequence MPPAIFIALFGYLLGSVPTGLLLTRWFSAPDPRTSGSKNIGATNVYRTSGKTLGLLTLLGDILKGILPVWIGLRWGIEDQWGVSADQWIAFIGLSPFLGHVFSIFLGFKGGKGVATALGIYLSLSPMAVLIEAILFAVVLWKWRYVSLGSILCAGTIPILIAYFRSDSQAYFVMSVIMAGLILFRHQANIGRLLQGTEHKWRG, from the coding sequence ATGCCGCCCGCAATCTTCATCGCCCTTTTCGGCTATCTTTTGGGTTCGGTCCCAACCGGACTTCTCTTGACCCGATGGTTTTCCGCGCCCGATCCCCGGACGTCGGGGAGCAAGAACATCGGGGCCACCAATGTCTACCGCACCTCTGGGAAGACCTTGGGCCTCCTCACCCTCCTCGGCGACATCCTCAAAGGGATCCTTCCTGTCTGGATAGGACTTCGATGGGGGATTGAGGATCAGTGGGGAGTGAGCGCGGATCAGTGGATCGCCTTCATCGGATTGAGCCCGTTTCTCGGCCATGTCTTCTCGATCTTCCTCGGGTTCAAGGGTGGAAAAGGCGTGGCCACCGCCTTGGGGATCTATCTCTCCCTCTCTCCCATGGCGGTCCTCATCGAAGCGATCCTCTTCGCCGTGGTCCTCTGGAAATGGAGGTATGTCTCCCTCGGATCGATCCTCTGTGCCGGAACGATTCCCATCCTGATTGCCTATTTTCGAAGCGATTCTCAGGCCTATTTCGTCATGAGCGTCATCATGGCAGGCCTGATCCTCTTCCGACACCAGGCCAATATCGGGAGGTTACTCCAAGGAACGGAACATAAATGGAGGGGATGA